A stretch of Mya arenaria isolate MELC-2E11 chromosome 14, ASM2691426v1 DNA encodes these proteins:
- the LOC128216470 gene encoding heat shock 70 kDa protein 12A-like has translation MSTHLLVAAIDFGTTYSSWAFSFRYDYDNDPTKVSAKQWQGHESPKGPTCVLIKPDGKSLHSFAFDAEAKYAELIEQDEQKDWYFFRRFKMMLWKQKLNRNSMLEDENGRKLLARTVFALSIKYLKEDLLVVSNDRIADAVLPSEIHWVLTVPAIWDNAAKQFMREAAEEAGIEPNMLTIALEPEAASLFCRYLPVEKSGDQFSLASLRAGRQYLVLDAGGGTIDITVHEVTASGGVKELYKASGGAWGGTKVDDSFEDFLACLTDKRVVKKFKEDHLDDYIELLRRFEVKKRDIDPDKDAKMVMSIPLAFFTTVKKRLHKDFNKVVKKSSYTNSVSLTGDKLKIDPTVARNFFKESIENTIALVKDVLRKNENRGVEAILMVGGFSESKMLNKAVKQTFPGLKIIVPDEAGLAVLKGAVMFGHEPRNITERISKYTYGIALHPEFDPINHPESARFTDTDGVDRCKDFFDKHVIAGQSLKVGEAQSEETYFTKPSHTSTVQIEVFATENKTPLLVTDPGCRKVGQCDIPMTGTGGGREVLVRMIFGGTEIDVECTEKATGNVSHIPIDFLSYVAFM, from the exons TCAACCCACCTGTTGGTAGCCGCCATTGATTTCGGGACTACTTATTCAAGTTGGGCGTTCTCGTTTAGGTATGACTATGATAACGACCCGACTAAAGTCTCCGCAAAACAGTGGCAAGGACACGAATCTCCAAAAG gccCTACTTGTGTTCTGATCAAGCCTGACGGGAAATCATTACATTCGTTCGCGTTTGATGCTGAAGCCAAATACGCAGAACTTATTGAACAAGACGAACAAAAAGACTGGTACTTCTTTAGAAGgtttaaaatgatgttatgGAAACAG AAACTCAATCGAAATTCGATGTTGGAAGATGAAAATGGTCGGAAGTTATTGGCAAGAACCGTTTTTGCGTTGTCCATAAA atATCTTAAGGAAGACCTATTGGTTGTTTCTAATGACCGAATTGCGGACGCCGTGTTACCAAGCGAAATACACTGGGTTTTGACAGTTCCTGCCATTTGGGACAATGCAGCAAAACAGTTCATGCGGGAAGCTGCCGAAGAG GCGGGAATAGAACCGAATATGCTCACGATTGCACTTGAGCCGGAAGCTGCTTCACTTTTCTGTCGTTATCTTCCGGTTGAAAAGAGTGGGGATCAGTTCTCCCTGGCATCTCTGCGAGCTGGAAGACAATATCTTGTACTTGATGCTGGAg GAGGAACCATCGACATAACAGTGCACGAAGTTACGGCATCTGGTGGCGTCAAAGAGCTGTACAAGGCGAGTGGTGGAGCTTGGGGTGGGACAAAAGTAGATGATTCCTTTGAAGATTTCCTAGCTTGTTTGACAG ATAAAAGGGTCGTCAAAAAGTTCAAAGAAGACCACTTGGATGATTATATAGAACTTCTTAGACGGTTTGAGGTTAAAAAGAGGGACATTGATCCCGACAAGGATGCAAAAATGGTCATGAGCATTCCACTTGCCTTTTTTACAACTGTTAAGAAACGACTACACAAAGACTTTAATAAAGTGGTGAAAAAGTCATCCTACACAAATTCG GTTTCCTTGACTGGGGATAAACTGAAAATCGACCCAACAGTTGCTCGAAACTTTTTTAAAGAGTCTATCGAAAACACCATAGCACTGGTGAAAgatgttttgagaaaaaatgaaaacagaggCGTAGAAGCTATACTGATGGTAGGCGGGTTTTCTGAGTCGAAAATGCTCAACAAGGCAGTTAAACAAACGTTTCCTGGATTAAAGATAATCGTCCCTGATGAAGCTGGTCTGGCAGTTCTTAAGGGAGCCGTGATGTTTGGACATGAGCCCAGAAATATTACCGAGCGAATAAGCAAATATACGTATGGAATTGCATTGCATCCTGAGTTTGATCCTATCAACCATCCAGAATCAGCTAGATTCACTGACACTGACGGTGTTGATAGATGTAAGGACTTCTTTGATAAGCATGTAATAGCCGGACAGTCGCTGAAAGTCGGAGAGGCCCAGTCTGAAGAAACATACTTCACAAAACCTAGTCACACGTCAACTGTGCAAATAGAGGTATTCGCGACAGAAAATAAAACTCCACTTCTAGTTACTGATCCTGGATGCCGGAAGGTTGGGCAATGTGACATTCCAATGACTGGTACTGGAGGTGGGCGCGAGGTTTTAGTAAGAATGATATTTGGAGGGACGGAAATAGACGTCGAATGTACCGAGAAGGCCACTGGAAATGTATCGCATATTCCGATTGACTTTTTATCTTATGTTGCGTTTATGTGA